DNA from Musa acuminata AAA Group cultivar baxijiao chromosome BXJ1-5, Cavendish_Baxijiao_AAA, whole genome shotgun sequence:
ATGGAAAGGTCGATTCGTAGAGGTTTCATTCCACGTTCCAGCGTCGTTGTGGATCGTCTTGTGGAGACGGCGAAAAGGTGCGATTCCGATCCTAGTACCTTTGATCATGTCTTGGGGTGCTATGCGCGTACCGGTCGGATAGAAGAAGCACTGGAAGCGTTCCAGAGGATGGTGGAGAACGGCATCGTTCCTGGTATCGAATCTAGGAACCATTTATTGATTGCCATGCTTAGGTCGGGTTCCTTTGGCAAAGCTCGAGAGTTTTTTGAGGTGATGCGGGCTAAAGGAATGACTTTTGATTGTTATAcacttgatattatgatgcatgtGTGCATAAAAGGAGGGGATCCAAAGGCTGCCGAGGTCTATTTTAGAGAATTAGTTGACGGTGGACGGTTGAAGCCTGATGCACTTGTTTATAGGACATTAATTCAGTCATTGTGTGGGCAGTCTGACGCCAAGAGAGCTTGTGAGTTCCTGAGTGAGATGAAAGGTGTTGGTATGGTTCCTTCTGCATTCGTCTATAATTTGGTTATTGGAGCTTGTGTTAAACAGGGAAACTTGGCAGAGGCATCTAAGTTGAAAGATGAGATGCTTGGTAGTGGACTGTCCATGAATTTGGTTGTTGCGACCAGTTTGTTGAAAGGTTATTGTGTTGTAGGAGACCTAGATAGTGCTTTGGATTTGCTTGCCAGTGTCCTCGAGCAAGGAATAGAACCGAACAATGTCACTTATTGTGTTCTGATCCAGGGTTGCTATAGAAATGGAAATGCGGAGAAGGCATATGAACTTTACTGTCAAATGAAGGAGAGGGGCATGATACCAAATGTATTTACAGTGAACTCTGTTATAAAGTGTCTGTTGAAAGCTAATAAGTGGAAAGAGGCATTTGATTTGTTTGATGAGGCAGTTGGATCTGGTGTACCGAATGTCTTCACTTATAATATTCTTATGCAATGGCTTGGTCGTGTTGGTAGAATGAAGGAAGCTTGCAGGCTATGGGCCAAaatggaggaaatgggagtggaaCCCAATGTTGTTTCTTATAACCAGTTGCTGTTTGGTCATTGTGTTAGGGGAGATTTGGAATTGGCGGCTAATTTGTATACTCAAATGTCACAAACAGGTATAAAACCGAATGTGGTCACCTATACAATTTTGATAGAGGGTTACATgtataaaaatgattttaaccAAGCTTATGATGTGCTTAATACAATGCAAAATATGGGTATTGCATGTAACGACTATACATACAACATTGTTATTAATGGCCTATGCAAAGCTGGTCGTATGACTGAAGCGAAGGACATGTTGCACAATTTTATGGAGCAAGGTTTTATTCCCAATGGCATGACCTATAACAGTATGGTTGATGGCTTCATAAAGAagggcatgatgaatcttgctgtTTCAGCATATCATGAAATGCTTAGTTATGGCATTTCTCCTAGTGTTATTACTTACACCAGTTTCATTGTTGGATATTGCAAAAGTAATTGTACTGATCTTGCTCTCAAGTTTCTGAATGAGATAAGAAGGAAGGGCCTTCAACTCGATATTCCTATGTATTCTGCGCTTATTTCTGGTTTGTGCAAAGAAGGAAAAATGGAAGCTGCGCTGGATCTTTTTAACGATATATATAAAGTTGGGTTAAAACCTCATTGTATCATATTCAACAACCTTATTACTGGCTATAAATTTCTGAACAGTATGGAAGGTGCTTTTGAGTTGCATAAAAGAATGGTTACTGAAGGAATTCCTTGTGATAAAGTGATCTACACTAATCTAATTGATGGATCACTGAAAGTTGGCAAAACAGCCTTTGCTTTAGAACTCTATTCTGAGATGATAGAGCAATGCCATATTCCAGATGAAATCACCTTCACTGCATTGATACATGGTCTCTGCCTCAATGGTGACATAGAAGGTGCACACAAAGTTTTGGATGAAATGGATAAGAGTGACGTGCGTCCTTGTGTTAAGATATATAACAAATTGATTAGTGGATATTTCAGAAAGGGCAATTTGGAAGAGGCCTTTCAGTTGCATGATGAAATGCTTGATAGAGGCCTAGTACCTGATGATACAACATATGACATTCTTGTCAGTCAGAAGCTTTAAAGAAACATGTCTACTGCACTGACTTGGAATCTAGGAACCCGGGATTTTTTCTTTGCACCGACAATCATTCATCTTCGCATGAAGGTTCCGAGTGTTCTCTTGATAGGGCCAATGCCAACTATGCCATGCCTATAAAAAGAGTAAGCATCATAACCAAAGAACTTGGTCAGTGaaggttttattattattattattctaactTTCCCAATTGAACGGCTGAAtagattcaagtgatttacatgcTTCATTTTCCACTGCTTTATCTATTTGATTTACATTTTAATGTCACAAATTATGCATGCGCTGCCCAGAAAGCTATACAAAGTTTTAGTTCAATGCTGATGATTTCATGGGTTGAATTTTGCAAGAAACTTATATTGGATCCAATGCAAAAGATAAGCACAGGTTTCTAAATATGCGTTTACAAAACTTGCATAGTAGCAAAGATTTGAGTATCATCTTAATCAAAGTCTTTGAAAGTATTTTTTTAGATCTAGACATTTTGCCTGATATTTACTGGATTTGAATAACTTCTGTCGGTCAGTGAACTAGTGAATTTTTAAAGGTTGGTTTTGTATGACAGTACTGGtgaaattataataattaatagtTAAATCCTTGAGTTGATGTATCAGTCTCCCACTTCCAGAAGTTTATCTTTTCACTATTCAATCTACAGGTGATATCAGGCGGCAAAAGATTCAGATGGCTGCCTATGGCTTCTGGTGGATGCAGGACACTGCAAATTCAAAGAGTACAATAATCAAATTCTGCTGACCCTCCTTGCACGAAAAACATATACGGAGGCTACTCAAAACACCAGTAGGAATAAAGAATGCAGCAACTGAAATCAGGATGGTATAGCAGTTCTACTATAACCTTTTGATTCCAATTTATTTGCAATGCCTCTCACTTAGCCAGTTGAGGCATTAGATGATGAGCTCAGGATGGTCTCTGTTGTTTGTGTGCAGGAATTTTGAAGACTGTATACTTGATGATGTAGTGTATATTTAATGTGTATATTATGGACATAACTATGGTGGGAAAAGATAATGTGCAACTCCAAAGGAACACTGATTGGTTTGCATTCTACGTCATGTTCTTCTTTAATAACTTATGCAATTTATTTTTGTTTGTGTTAAATTAAGCCAAAAACTCAAATTGTTACACGAAGGAGAAATTAGTTTCTTCTCTTGACTGTTTAGTTTCCTGGCCAAAAGTTTCATATGACAGGTGTATGGCAGTAGATAGATAGTACTCGGGCTGTGTCAGAGCAATCAACATGAGGAATGTTTGAATCAATTACTCATTCAGCTTCAATGCAAATGCGAAAGATATTATTCCCGAAAATTGGATCATAAAGAACACATGATAGAGTTTCCCAATCATCAGATTACAGTCTCCAATTTCCATTGGTAAGGGTGAACAAATCACAAGTTACATTAACCAGTGATCCAGTGCAGGAGAGACAATATAAGTAAGCCATTCTTTACATAGCCATCGGCATGCATGTCTACAAGTCAGAAGCTTCTAAGTGCAGCATTGTTCAGTGATGACAACACCAAACCACGCAATTTGAAAGGATACTGTCTCCACATTCTGAAGCATATCAAGCGATGCACACTAATCAAAGGAATTTTTGCAGAAATTCAATGTTTATTGTTGGTCAGAGAAAACTAAAACAATGAGGTTAGTAGATATGATATGCATTACATGAAGTCTTTGAGGGTTTTTTGGTGTACCATTTTTAACAGCTTCCAGCAGACCATTCCTTGAAAAGATTCACATGCACACATGACAGTATCCTTACAGACACCAGACAGTTGACACATGAAGCAGAGGAAAGAATTCTTAATATAAGTATCATAAATCTGTACATGACAAATTGGGAAGCA
Protein-coding regions in this window:
- the LOC135673088 gene encoding pentatricopeptide repeat-containing protein At3g54980, mitochondrial-like, whose product is MRTLLHSSKSLASLLPRSIHIPKHFCSSPASALPPPDDPNTADEPPVPSPAGTTDTDGSAHPLQRLVDAFSITSSKRVIDFLLRKQRQPKEALEFFNRFQVQAAVGSGFPDVDPFCIMLHILVRAGQLLNTRELMERSIRRGFIPRSSVVVDRLVETAKRCDSDPSTFDHVLGCYARTGRIEEALEAFQRMVENGIVPGIESRNHLLIAMLRSGSFGKAREFFEVMRAKGMTFDCYTLDIMMHVCIKGGDPKAAEVYFRELVDGGRLKPDALVYRTLIQSLCGQSDAKRACEFLSEMKGVGMVPSAFVYNLVIGACVKQGNLAEASKLKDEMLGSGLSMNLVVATSLLKGYCVVGDLDSALDLLASVLEQGIEPNNVTYCVLIQGCYRNGNAEKAYELYCQMKERGMIPNVFTVNSVIKCLLKANKWKEAFDLFDEAVGSGVPNVFTYNILMQWLGRVGRMKEACRLWAKMEEMGVEPNVVSYNQLLFGHCVRGDLELAANLYTQMSQTGIKPNVVTYTILIEGYMYKNDFNQAYDVLNTMQNMGIACNDYTYNIVINGLCKAGRMTEAKDMLHNFMEQGFIPNGMTYNSMVDGFIKKGMMNLAVSAYHEMLSYGISPSVITYTSFIVGYCKSNCTDLALKFLNEIRRKGLQLDIPMYSALISGLCKEGKMEAALDLFNDIYKVGLKPHCIIFNNLITGYKFLNSMEGAFELHKRMVTEGIPCDKVIYTNLIDGSLKVGKTAFALELYSEMIEQCHIPDEITFTALIHGLCLNGDIEGAHKVLDEMDKSDVRPCVKIYNKLISGYFRKGNLEEAFQLHDEMLDRGLVPDDTTYDILVSQKL